Within the Bacillus sp. FSL K6-3431 genome, the region CTACTTTATGACCTTCCACCGCACCCATATCTGCACTTTTCGGAATAAAAATATCATCAGCAATCTTTTTATCATCTGGAATGACAAATCCAAAATGTTTACTTTCTGTAAATGTCCCAACTACTTTATCCGAGCCCCGTTGAATAATGCGAATAACGGCCCCTTCTGGTCGTGATCGAGAACTACTAGTAGATATACGAACAAGTACCGTATCTCCATGCATTGCACCATTTTTCTCGTGTGGTGGAATAAAAACATCATCTAAACCTGCTTCTTCAGGTAATAGAAAAGCAAATCCTTTCGCGTGCCCAGAAAGGGTACCGCGAACAAGATTCATTTTCTCTGGAAGTCCATAACGGTTACTTCTCGTTCTAACAACAAGTCCATTTTCCTCCATTTGCACTAACGCTTTTACGAAATACTTAAAGTCTTCCGAATCGCTAATTTGGAAAGCCTCTTCTAATTCTTTAACAGTTAATGGCTTATATGCCTCTTCTTTCATATATGCCAATACTTGATCCATATATTTCTGTATCACGTCTTCCATCTTTTTCCCTCCTTCAAGCCTACTCAGACCAATCAAGTTGTTCTAAAAATTGATATATATCCTCATGTAGCGTTTCTTTTTCAGGTCCCAGTGTTATTACATGACCTGACTTTTCATACCATTTCAAATCCTTGTTCGGCGACTCAGCCTTTTCATAAATAATATCGGCACTTTTTGCATTAATCATATGATCATGTCTTGCCTGTACAACAAACAGTGGAGCATATGTCATATCTACATTTTCCCGAACATCTGCAATTAATCCTTGCATTGCTTGTAATGTTTTCATAGGTGTTTTTCGGAATTCTTTCATTTCTATTTCGATTTCTTCTTCAGATTTACGTTCGAATTTTTTAAACTCGCGGGCATAGTCGATAATTCCATCGAACATAACTTCTTCGCTTTTTATGTACATAGGCGCACACATTGTTATAATTCCCTTTACAGGTACAGTGTAACCCAGTTTTAAAGAAAATACCCCACCGAGTGATAGCCCAGCAACAGCAATTTCTTCATAACCATTTTCTTTTAAATGATTGTAACCTTCCATCACATCCTGCCACCAATCTTCTGGTCCAGTATGAACCAATTCTTCAGGTGGAACGCCGTGGCCTTTATAGTGTGGCGCATGTGATGTGTATCCTTTCTTTTCAAGAAATCGCCCTAACATTCTTACGTCGGCACTATTTCCAGTAAAACCATGTAGTAGCAATACCGCTCGTTTGCCAGCCTTAAATGTAAATGGTTGCGGTAGCTTGATTTTCATATGTAATGACTCCTTTTTCTAAACAATATATGTAAACTCAATATGTCTGCCTATCCTTATTTTTAACAAAGTATAGAAAAACAATCCAGAAATAGGTCTTTTAATTTGCTAATATCCTTTATAAGAATACTGATTCTTTCACGAATGTTTATGCATGTATCCTTAGGAGCGCTAACCCCATCCGATTCAAAGGTTACCGTAACAGTAATATTCCCCTGTATAAATAAAAAAACCCGGCATCCAATTAGCCAGGTTGGTTTTTCATTTAAACTTCAAATATGGTTACTAAAATTGTCAAAATGAAAAATAATACAGACAGTACTACTGTGATACGTTGAAGAACTAGGTCCATTCCACGAGCTTTTTGCTTTCCGAATAATTGCTCGGCACCACCTGAAATAGCACCCGAAAGCCCAGCGCTTTTCCCTGACTGTAATAATACGACTACAATAAGTGCGATTGAAACAATAATCAATAATGTAATAATCAATGTATGCACTTGCGTACACCCCCCGAAACGAACATAAACAATACGTTAAATGTATCATAAACTTGAAGCGTGTACAAGTAGGAATAACAGGGCAAGCCCAACGAGCATCGTCGTACGTCATTAGCAACTCTGGACTAAGTACGCTATGTCTTACGGGTAGCGTCTGTCTACCTTTTATCATGCAGACCTCATACAGCCCTAATTATTTCTATTCATAAAAAAATAGAAAAGGGGCAACCGCTAATCAACGTTTGCCCCTTTATGTTACTTACTTGTTAATGTTATAGAATGTTTTTGCGCCCAAGTATTGAGCTGTGTCTGCCAACATGTCTTCAATGCGAAGAAGTTGGTTATATTTAGCGACGCGGTCTGTACGAGATGGTGCGCCTGTTTTGATTTGTCCAGCGTTAGTAGCTACTGCGATATCCGCAATTGTGCTGTCTTCTGTTTCACCAGAGCGGTGAGAGATAACAGCAGTGTAGCCTGCACGTTTCGCCATTTCAATTGCATCAAATGTTTCGGTTAGCGTACCAATTTGGTTCACTTTTACCAAGATAGAATTTCCAACGCCTTCTTCAATTCCACGTGCAAGTTTTTCCGTGTTTGTCACGAATAAATCGTCACCAACTAGTTGCACTTTCTTGCCGATACGTTCTGTCAATTGTTTATGACCAGCCCAGTCGTTCTCGTCAAGACCATCTTCAATTGAAACAATCGGGTATTTACCTGCAAGTTCTTCGTACCAATCAACCATCTCTGCAGATGTTTTAACGATACCTTCACCGCTTAGATGATATTTACCGTCATCCTTGTTATAAAACTCAGAAGAAGCAACATCCATTGCAAGTTTCACTTCTTCGCCTGCTTTATAACCAGCTTTTTCAATTGCAATCATAATCGTTTCAAGTGCTTCTTCGTTTGATTTCAAGTTTGGTGCAAATCCACCTTCATCACCAACACCTGTATTCAAACCTTTTTCTTGCAATACAGCTTTTAAGCTATGGAAAATTTCAGTTCCCATACGTAGTGCTTCTTTAAAAGTCGGAGCTCCTACTGGCATAATCATGAATTCTTGAATATCAACGTTATTATCAGCATGCTCGCCACCATTGAGAATGTTCATCATTGGTACTGGAAGCTGTTTCGCATTGAATCCGCCTAAGTACTGATATAACTCAAGTCCAAGATAATCTGCTGCTGCGTGTGCTACAGCCATAGATACTCCTAAAATAGCGTTGGCACCTAATTTTCCTTTGTTGTCTGTTCCGTCAAGCGCGATCATTGTTTGATCAATGCTCACTTGTTCAGTTACATCAAAACCAACGATTTCTTCAGCGATTACTTCGTTAACATTTTCAACTGCTTTCTCTACACCTTTACCAAGATAACGGTTTTTGTCTCCGTCGCGTAATTCAACAGCTTCATATTCCCCCGTTGATGCACCACTTGGTACTAATGCACGGCCAAAAGCTCCTGAATCTGTATAAACTTCAACTTCAATTGTTGGGTTACCGCGTGAATCAAGAACTTCACGAGCATATACTTGTGTAATGAATGGCATAAAAAATCTCTCCTCAGAAAATTATTTTTTAAAAGAAAAACGCAAGCGCCTTGGTTAGTTGTTATTTTCTTACCTATTATAAATCGACTGCAGTCTTTTTAATCTTTACTTTTTAAGCAAACTATTGCCAGTCATTTCTACTGGCTGATTAAGTCCTAATAAATCAAGGATCGTTGGTGCCAAATCTGCTAAAATGCCACCATCCCGAACTGATACATCATTTTTCGTAATAATTACTGGTACGGGATTCGTCGTATGTGCCGTCATAGGCGTCCCTTCAAGCGACACTACTTCATCCGAATTTCCGTGATCAGCTGTAATGATAGCTGTCCCACCTTTTTCAGTAATCAAGTCAACAATACGTCCTAGACACTCATCAACAGCTTCTATCGCTTGAATAGTTGGTTCAAGCATACCTGAATGCCCCACCATGTCTGGATTTGCAAAGTTTAAGATGATCGCATCAAAATTGTCATTCTCAATTTCAGCGCAAAGCGCATCTGTTACTTCATAGGCACTCATTTCCGGTTTCAAATCATATGTAGCGACTTTCGGCGAATTAATCAATATTCGCTTTTCACCAGGAAATGTTTCTTCTCGTCCACCGCTCATAAAAAACGTAACATGTGGATACTTTTCTGTTTCCGCAATTCTTAATTGTGTTAATCCATTTTGCGAGATTACCTGTCCTAATGTCTCATCCAAATTAACAGATTTAAAAGCTACGTAACCATTTACTGTTTCAGAAAAGTGTGTCATACATACAAAGTAAATATTTTTAGGTCTATCTGCTCCACGATCAAATGCATCAAATGCTTGATTCGTAAATACATTGGAAATTTGAATTGCACGATCAGGACGGAAATTGAAGAAAATGACTGCATCTTCGTCATCCACTGTAGCAATCGGTTGCCCGTCTTCATCCGTCATCACTGATGGAAGCGCAAATTCGTCAAAAATCCCATTGTCGTAAGAATCATGAATCATTTCCAAAGGATCCTTATAGGAAGGTCCCTCACCATAAGCCATTGCTCGGTAAGCTTTTTCCACTCGATCCCAACGCTTGTCCCGATCCATCGAATAAAATCTTCCGGAGATTGTCGCAAATTGACCGACACCATATTCAGCCATTTTAGCCTGAGCCGCTTTAATATAACCTTCAGCTGATTTTTGACCTACATCACGGCCATCAAGGAATGCATGAACAAATACATCTTTCACACCTTCATCAGCGGCGAGTTTTAATAAAGCATAGAGATGCTCAATATGGCTATGCACACCGCCATCAGATAGAAGTCCAAACAAATGAAGCTTTTTGCCCATGCTTTTAGCATGGTTAATTGCTTGCAAAAATGTTTCATTTTTTTCAAACTCACCACTTCTGATCGCAATATTCACGCGCGTTAAACTTTGATATACGATTCTGCCTGCTCCGATATTCAAATGTCCGACTTCTGAATTTCCCATTTGACCTTCTGGTAGACCAACAGCTTCCCCACAAGCAGTCAATTGATTATGCGGAAATTGATTCCAATATCGATCAAAATTCGGCTTTTGAGCATGTGCAACGGCATTACCTTTACTTTCCTTACGACAGCCGAAACCATCTAAAATTATTAATGCAACTGGAGCTTTACTCATTTGTAGCACCTTCAAGTAGTTGAAGGAATGAGCTTGCTTCGAGACTAGCACCACCAACAAGTGCACCATCAATATCAGGTTGTCCCATATATTCTTTAATATTTTCTGGCTTCACGCTACCACCATACTGGATGCGAATAGCATCAGCAGCAGCTTTTGAGATCTTACTTTCCACAACACTGCGAATATGTGCACAAACCTCGTTCGCATCTGCTGCAGTAGATGACTTACCAGTACCGATTGCCCAAATTGGTTCATAGGCTACGACAGTTTGTTTTACTTGTTCCTCTGAAAGGCCTTGAAGCGCCTCTTCAACTTGAGCTCCAACAAGTGCTGTCGTTTGATTGTTTTCGCGTTGTTCTAGTGTTTCACCCACACAAACAATTGGTGTCAATCCATGATTAAACGCTGCATGTGTTTTCTTATTTACTGCTTCATCTGTTTCATTAAACATTTCACGGCGTTCAGAGTGGCCAAGGACTACATAGGAGACACCTAAATCTTTAAGTGCAACAGGACTTACCTCTCCAGTAAAAGCACCGTTTTCTTCATAGTGCATATTCTGTGCACCAATAGCTACATCATAGTTGTCAACTGTAGTAGTTAACTGTCCTAGAAATAGTGAAGGCGCACATATTACTGATTCTACCTTATCCTTTGAAGGCACAAGACCTTTCACTTCATTAGCAAATGCCAATGCATCTTCAAGTGTTTTGTTCATCTTCCAGTTACCAGCAATGATTGGTTTACGCATCGCTTAACTCATCCTCTCATTTATACAAAGAAGCGGTTATTTTTTACTCCACTTCTTTTCTATAAATATTATTTATTATCAATTGCAGAGACTCCAGGTAATACCTTACCTTCCATGAATTCTAGTGAAGCACCGCCACCAGTCGAAATATGGCTCATGCTCTCTGCTAATCCAAATTTTTCTACAGCTGCCGCCGAGTCTCCTCCACCTATGACAGAATATGTATCTGTAGCTCTAGCAAGTGCTTCAGCAACTGCCTTTGTTCCATGTGCGAAAGGTTTTAACTCAAATACGCCCATCGGTCCATTCCATATAACAAGTTTAGACTCTTGGATAACCTTAGCATACAGTTCTCTCGTTTTTGGTCCGATATCAAGTGCTTCCCAATCTGAAGGAATCTCTTCCACCGATACCGTTTTCGTGTTCGCTGTTTCTGAAAAATCATCAGCAATGGTAACATCTAATGGCATATAGAAGTTTACGCCTTTTTCCTTTGCCTTTTCAATAAATGATTTTGCAAGATCTATTTTATCTTCTTCCAATAAAGATTTACCAACTTCGTGGCCTTGGGATTTGATAAATGTATAAGCAAGTCCCCCGCCGATAATCAAGTTATCCACTTTATCAAGCAAATGGTCAATTACACCAATTTTATCTTTTACTTTTGCGCCACCAATAATTGCTGTGAAAGGTCTCTCAGGATTTGATAATGCTTTCCCTAGAACTTCAAGTTCTTTATCCATTAACAATCCTGCAGCTGAAGGAATATATTTTGCGATCCCTTCTGTTGATGCATGTGCGCGATGTGCTGCCCCAAATGCATCATTAACATAAAGATCAGCAAGATCGGCAAATGCTTTTGCAAGTTCTGGATCATTTTTTTCTTCACCAGGATAAAAACGAACATTTTCAAGTAAAATGACGTCACCCATTTTTAATTCAGAAATTTGTTTTTTTACATTATCACCGTAAGCTTCGTCCGCTTTCGCCACATCATTACCTAGCAACTCGCTAAGTCGTTGTGCCACAGGTGTTAGTCTAAGTTCTTCCTTCACTTCACCTTTAGGTCTGCCAAGATGACTTGCCAAAATGACGATAGCCCCTTGTTCTGCTAAATATTGAATTGTTGGCAATGCAGCGCGAATTCGTGTATCGTCAGTTACTTTACCATCATTCATCGGAACATTGAAGTCGACACGACAAAATACGCGTTTACCTTTTAGATCTAGATCTCTAATTGATTTCTTCTCCATAACGCAAGCCTCCTTTTAATAGCAAAAATAAGGGAGGGGGATTGTTCCCCGCTCCCCTTCACTCTTATATTATAGATGCCAAGCCTCGAATTATCCAATTTGGGGCCCATATGTGTAGTGGTCCAACAAAATGTAATTCACACCGATGTTGTCATACGACGTGGTGCTCTATACGGGCACCTTTCGCTTGGACTCGCACGATGCTGCTCTTAGGCGTTATTCTTTTATAGTCCTTTTTTAGCGATATATGCTGCAAGGTCTACTACACGGTTTGAATAACCTGTTTCGTTATCATACCAAGACAATACTTTGACCATATTATCTTCTAATACCATTGTAGATAATGCATCAATTGTTGATGAATGTGCATCACCATTGTAGTCAGTAGAAACTAGTGGCTCTTCTGTATAAGCCATAATTCCTTTCAATTCGCCTTCGGCTGCTTCTTTAAGCGCTGCATTAACTTCCTCAGCTGTTACAGATTTGTCAAGTTCAGCAACAAGATCGACAACTGAAACGTTTGGAGTTGGAACACGCATCGCCATACCATTCAATTTACCTTTCAACTCAGGAAGTACAAGTGCAACTGCTTTTGCAGCTCCTGTTGTTGTTGGGATAATGTTTTCTGCTGCTGCACGTGCACGACGATAATCACTATGCGGAAGATCTAAGATTTGTTGGTCATTTGTGTATGAGTGAACAGTTGTCATCATTCCACGTTTAATACCAAATTTATCGTTAAGAACTTTTGCAAATGGAGCTAGGCAGTTTGTAGTACAAGATGCGTTAGAGATAACATGATGGTTTGCTGCTTCATATTTAGCTTCGTTTACACCCATAACGATTGTGATATCTTCGCCGTTTGCAGGTGCAGAAATAATAACCTTTTTCGCTCCAGCTTCGATATGTTTTGCTGCATCATCACGTTTTGTAAAGCGGCCAGTTGATTCAACAACCACCTCAACGCCTAGATCTCCCCAACCAAGTTGTGCAGGATCACGCTCAGCAAGTACTTTGATACGATGATCACCAACAACAATTGTATCGCCGTCTACTGATATATTTTCTTCAAGTGTGCCATGGATTGTATCACGCTTCAACAAGTGTGCAAGCATGTTTGCATCTGTTAAGTCATTTACAGCTACAATTTCCACATCCGGATTATTTAGTGCTGCACGGAATACATTTCGTCCGATTCTACCAAAACCATTAATACCAACTTTTACTGCCATTTTAATTTCCTCCTTTATGATTAAACATTAAATCTATATTTAAAAGGTTGCATCCGAGTCGAATGTTCCTTTTAAAAGCTCTTTTGCTGCACCTTCATCCGTGATTAATATTGTCGAATTCGGTGCACTTTTCATGTAAGCCTTGATTGCTTTAGCTTTCGACTTTCCTCCAGCTGCAGCGATCACTTGCCGTCCACTATGAAGATCAGAAATTTGGATTCCAATTGTGGGGACCTTATGTACTATTTCCCCATTTTCATTAAAATAATAGCCAAATGCTTCAGCAACAGCTTTTTCTTCGATAATTTTTTTCATCGAGGATTCAGACGATCTTCGTCTTCCTGCCATTGTAATAGCATCGCCAATACCATGAAGAACAATATTGGATGATTTAATCAGCTGTAAAATTTCCGAAATTACTGGTTCTTTAAGTAGAGATTCGTATACTTCTCTACCTACCTGATCCGGGACATATAACACTCGATGGGAACCGCCGGTGTTTTCAGCCATTGTTGCGCAAATCACATTTGCCTGGTTCCTTACATCTTCTCCAATTCCACCACGAGCAGGCACAAAAAGCAAATTTCTTTTTTCACCAAGATGATTTGTTAACATCTCTGCAGTACAAGTCATCGTTGTTCCACCTGTCACCGCAATGACATTATCTTTGCTAAGACTACTACTTAATCGTTCAGCACAAGCTTTACCGAGTTCTTCTTTAACAAATGTAGCTGAATCACTGTCACCAGGAACGATTATTACTTCGGATATACCTAATATTTCTTTAAGTTCATGCTCCAACTGACGGATACCTGTTAATTCACCCATCGTCTTATCAAGTTCCGCAAGTAGTTTCTTTCCTTTATTGGTCACCATCATTCCAGCTGTTTTTACAACAATTAGGTGTTGGGACTTTAAAAAATCAGCTTCACTTCTTAAAGTCCGTTCTGTCATTCCTAGCATTTCCGCTAGCGTTCGACGTCCCACTGGTTCCGTTAAGCGTATAGAGCGCAATATCTGATAACGTTTTTGCATGACAACCAGCAAGTCAGGCACAATTTTCGATTGTATTTTTAAAAAATCATGCATAATTATTGCTCCTTCACCCTCCTAGGTCATACAACGTCCCAGCCAGACATAAAACGTCCCATCTTGGGTAAAAAAATAAGTTCCTGCTTACTTATATAATAGCATGATGAAAATTAAATATCAATTAAGGTGTTCTTGCACTTTTTCCTCAATAGTAAGTAAATCAATTATCCCTTCCTGAATCACTTCACCATCTATTTTAACTACTGGGATGTTTATTCCGTATTTTTCCATCCAATCCTCATTTGTTTCTATATCATTTGTAATTATTTCAAAGTTATACTCTTTCTGTAGTATTTCCAAGATTAATTTTGCATCATCACATAGTGAACAGCCTTTTTTTGTATAGAAAATTACTTTCATTGTAATCGCTCCATCCATTAATCTCAAAAAAATACCCACATGATCTAGTGGGTATTTTATCGTTATCTAGTTATTAAATTATGTACTTCTTACGATCTCATTTTTTACGTTTTAACAACCTTATAACCATTGATGTTCAACATATTTATGCCCTCGGCGGGAATCGAACCCACATCGCAAGCTTCGGAGGCTTGCGTGTTATCCGTTACACTACGAGGACTAAGTATTTTTATCGTACGATTAATAATTATAAGTCAAATAACTAACCATTGCAAGCACTTTTTGTTTAAAATAATAGAGAATGGTTAACTATGTTATGGTATGAACTTTATTTGTTAAATTTGAATTCATTCATTTGACCTTTACTGACCATCGATGTATGATTATATTACATCGAATGTAAACAGACTGTAGTTGCAATAACCATCTGATTTTTTATAAGGAGGAAAATTACATGAATTTAATTCCAACAGTTATTGAACAAACAAGCCGTGGGGAGCGGGCGTATGATATTTATTCCCGATTATTAAAAGATCGCATTATTATGCTTGGTAGTGCAATTGACGATAATGTAGCTAACTCAATTGTTGCACAATTATTATTCTTGGAAGCTGAAAACCCTGAGAAAGACATCTCTATTTATATTAACAGCCCAGGTGGAAGCATTACCGCTGGTATGGCAATTTATGACACAATGCAATTTATTAAACCTGATATCCAAACAATTTGTATCGGGATGGCTGCATCTATGGGCTCATTCTTACTTTCAGCAGGTACAAAAGGAAAACGCTATGCTTTGCCTAACAGTGAGGTTATGATTCATCAACCACTTGGTGGTGCACAAGGTCAAGCAACTGAAATCGAGATTGCTGCGAAACGCATCCTCTTCTTGCGTGAAAAGTTAAATCAAATTTTGTCTGATCGCACAGGCCAGCCAATTGACGTGATCCAACGAGATACAGATCGCGACAACTTTATGACAGCTGATAGAGCGAAAGAATACGGCTTGATTGATCACATTTTACAACGCCATGAAGAAATTGAGAAAAAGTAAATCATCATTCATGGAAAAACGCTTGGGGGAAATTTCACCTCAAGCGTTTTTTGTGTTTACACTTCTTGAAACTGAATATGATGTAACCTCGCAAAGATACCATCATGTTTAACTAGTTCAGAGTATGTTCCATCCTCCGCTATCCCATCTTCTGTTACAACCACTACTCTGTCTGCATCCCGTATCGTTGCCAATCGGTGTGCAATGATAAGTGTTGTCCGATTTTCAGCCAACTCGTTTAATGCTTGTTGAATTATTTTTTCTGTTTCCGTATCAAGCGCGGAAGTTGCCTCATCAAGAATAAGTATCGGTGGATTTTTCAAAAACATACGTGCAATTGCTAGTCTTTGCTTTTGACCTCCGGATAATTTCAAACCGCGTTCGCCAATTTGCGTCTCATATCCATCAGGTAAAACAGCAATAAAATCTTCCAAATGCGCTTTACGAGCTGCATCATGGATTTCTGATTCACTTGCATCTTTTTTTCCATAGGCAATATTTTCGCGAATTGTTCCAGTAAATAAGAAGACATCCTGTTGAACAATCCCAATTTGCGAACGAAGTGAATGCTTCGTCATATCTCTAACATCGATACCATCAATGGATATAGCACCTTCATTCACATCATAAAATCTAGGAATTAAAGAACAAATCGTTGTTTTTCCTGCGCCAGACGGTCCGACAAAGGCCACCGTCTCTCCCGCGCGAATATTTAAATTAATATCCTCTAATACCGCTTGATGTTCATCATACTTGAAATAAACATCATGAAAGCTGATATCCCCCATTAACCCATCTACTTTTTCCGCATTTGGGCGATCCTGTATTTCCGGCTCCTGTTCAATCAAATCACGAAAGCGCCTGAAACCCGCCATTCCTTTCGGGTACAGCTCGAGCAATGCACTAATTTTATCAATGGGCTTTATTAAGACGTTAATGTACAAAACAAAACTGACAAGTTCCCCATATGAAAGCTTTCCGTTAAAACTAAACCAAGCACCTACTACAAGTACTAACAACGTAACAATACGCGTCATCATATAAATACTGGAATGGGTTCCAGCCATGACTTTATAGGCAAAAAGCTTCGCTAGTCTAAAACTATCATTATCTTTTTTAAAACGCTCAATTTCAAACTCTTCATTTGTAAAAGACTGAACAACCCTTGCACCAGAAACACTATCTTCTACACGCGCATTCACATCCGCAATTTTCCCATACATGTTTCTCCAGGCATTATTCATTTTCACATTACAAAACGTGACTAGCCAAATTAGAAACGGCACCATAATAATGGCGATAATAGCAAGTTGGGGGTTAATGTTGAGCATAATTGTAAATGCGCCAACGAATGTCATAATCGCAATAAAGAAATCCTCAGGGCCATGATGTGCAAGCTCACCGATATCGAATAAATCATTTGTAATCCGACTCATCACATGCCCTGTTTTCGTATTGTCAAAAAAACGAAACGACTGCCGCTGCACATGCGTAAATAGCTCCTCACGCATATCCGTTTCGATATTGATCCCAAGCTTATGTCCTAAATAACTAACGATAAACTGAAGACCTGTACTAATTACATAGACAAGTAACAATAGAATACCTACCGTCACAATTGTATTCCAGTCCCCATTAGGCAAAAGCTTATCTATGAACCACTGGACAGCCACAGGAAATGCGAGTTCAAGAATGGCAACAACTACTGCGCTGGAAAAATCGATAATAAAGAGCCTTTTATGGGGCTTATAGTAAGAAAAAAATTGTTTAATCATGTCTATTCTCCTTCAGTGAACTCGTTCAGCAAGCTGAAACATCGTGGAATCTGGTGGGAATTCTACCTACCCGACCTGATTGGTAAATCCCATCTACGCTTTGCGGGGTCCTAAACCCTAAAGAAAGACCAGGATAAATTCATTCAAATTATATTTCTCTAGGTTATCGAAGATTCATCCCCAGCCCGAAGCTTTGTAGCGATTTCATCAATTTTTCGCAACCGATGATTAATACCTGATTTACTAATCGGACCACTTGAAAGCATCTCACCTAGTTCTTTTAAGGTAACATCCTGATGTTCTACTCTTAATACAGCAATTTCTCGTAGCTTATCAGGCAAAATATCAAGTCCAGCTGACGCTTCTATATAGCGGATATTTTCAACTTGCCTTAATGCAGCACCGATTGTTTTATTTAGATTGGCTGTTTCGCAATTTACTAATCTATTTACTGAATTTCGCATATCTCGAACAATTCTAACGTCTTCGAATCTAAGCAATGCATTATGCGCACCGATCACACTGAGAAACTCTGTGATTTTTTCGGCTTCCTTTAAATAAGTAATAAACCCTTTTTTCCGCTCTAACGTTTTACTATTTAATTGGAAGTTATTCATTAATTCACATAATGATTCATTATGTGAATGATAAAGTGAAAACACCTCAAGATGATAGGATGATGTTTCCGGATTATTTACCGAACCTCCAGCAAGAAAGGAGCCCCGTAAATAGGATCTTTTGCAACATTTCTTTTTAATCAAGCTCTTATCTATATCATGAATAAAAGACATTCCTTCTCCAAGAATATGTAGATCTCGAAGCATTTTCTCCGCATCCTTTTTTAATCTGACAATGTAAACATTGTTTTTTTTCAGGCGCATTTTTTTCCTAACGAGCAATTCAACGGTTGCGTTATACAGCTTTTTAAGTAGAATATAGATTCTCCGTGCAATCGCAGCATTCTCAGTCTGTACATTTACTACTAATATTCTATTAGAAAATGACAAAGATCCGTTCATACGAATCAAAGCCGATAGCTCCGCTTTTGCACAGCAATCTTTCACTTCTACGTTCGTAAGCTCTTTTTTCGTTTCCGAGGCAAACGACATCTTTCCTACCTCCTAACAATTACGACTATTACGTCTGAGCGATGTGGTCTGTGTCTCGTTCCAGAAGTGAATAGAGGATATTCGCGACTTTTTCAGTATCATGTCGGATGTAACCTTGATCAAAGCTAATGATTTCATCATGAATGACTTCCATTCCAAGCGCAACCAGT harbors:
- the gap gene encoding type I glyceraldehyde-3-phosphate dehydrogenase, whose protein sequence is MAVKVGINGFGRIGRNVFRAALNNPDVEIVAVNDLTDANMLAHLLKRDTIHGTLEENISVDGDTIVVGDHRIKVLAERDPAQLGWGDLGVEVVVESTGRFTKRDDAAKHIEAGAKKVIISAPANGEDITIVMGVNEAKYEAANHHVISNASCTTNCLAPFAKVLNDKFGIKRGMMTTVHSYTNDQQILDLPHSDYRRARAAAENIIPTTTGAAKAVALVLPELKGKLNGMAMRVPTPNVSVVDLVAELDKSVTAEEVNAALKEAAEGELKGIMAYTEEPLVSTDYNGDAHSSTIDALSTMVLEDNMVKVLSWYDNETGYSNRVVDLAAYIAKKGL
- the whiA gene encoding DNA-binding protein WhiA; protein product: MSFASETKKELTNVEVKDCCAKAELSALIRMNGSLSFSNRILVVNVQTENAAIARRIYILLKKLYNATVELLVRKKMRLKKNNVYIVRLKKDAEKMLRDLHILGEGMSFIHDIDKSLIKKKCCKRSYLRGSFLAGGSVNNPETSSYHLEVFSLYHSHNESLCELMNNFQLNSKTLERKKGFITYLKEAEKITEFLSVIGAHNALLRFEDVRIVRDMRNSVNRLVNCETANLNKTIGAALRQVENIRYIEASAGLDILPDKLREIAVLRVEHQDVTLKELGEMLSSGPISKSGINHRLRKIDEIATKLRAGDESSIT
- a CDS encoding sugar-binding transcriptional regulator; amino-acid sequence: MHDFLKIQSKIVPDLLVVMQKRYQILRSIRLTEPVGRRTLAEMLGMTERTLRSEADFLKSQHLIVVKTAGMMVTNKGKKLLAELDKTMGELTGIRQLEHELKEILGISEVIIVPGDSDSATFVKEELGKACAERLSSSLSKDNVIAVTGGTTMTCTAEMLTNHLGEKRNLLFVPARGGIGEDVRNQANVICATMAENTGGSHRVLYVPDQVGREVYESLLKEPVISEILQLIKSSNIVLHGIGDAITMAGRRRSSESSMKKIIEEKAVAEAFGYYFNENGEIVHKVPTIGIQISDLHSGRQVIAAAGGKSKAKAIKAYMKSAPNSTILITDEGAAKELLKGTFDSDATF
- a CDS encoding glutaredoxin family protein, with amino-acid sequence MKVIFYTKKGCSLCDDAKLILEILQKEYNFEIITNDIETNEDWMEKYGINIPVVKIDGEVIQEGIIDLLTIEEKVQEHLN
- the clpP gene encoding ATP-dependent Clp endopeptidase proteolytic subunit ClpP; this translates as MNLIPTVIEQTSRGERAYDIYSRLLKDRIIMLGSAIDDNVANSIVAQLLFLEAENPEKDISIYINSPGGSITAGMAIYDTMQFIKPDIQTICIGMAASMGSFLLSAGTKGKRYALPNSEVMIHQPLGGAQGQATEIEIAAKRILFLREKLNQILSDRTGQPIDVIQRDTDRDNFMTADRAKEYGLIDHILQRHEEIEKK
- a CDS encoding ABC transporter ATP-binding protein — translated: MIKQFFSYYKPHKRLFIIDFSSAVVVAILELAFPVAVQWFIDKLLPNGDWNTIVTVGILLLLVYVISTGLQFIVSYLGHKLGINIETDMREELFTHVQRQSFRFFDNTKTGHVMSRITNDLFDIGELAHHGPEDFFIAIMTFVGAFTIMLNINPQLAIIAIIMVPFLIWLVTFCNVKMNNAWRNMYGKIADVNARVEDSVSGARVVQSFTNEEFEIERFKKDNDSFRLAKLFAYKVMAGTHSSIYMMTRIVTLLVLVVGAWFSFNGKLSYGELVSFVLYINVLIKPIDKISALLELYPKGMAGFRRFRDLIEQEPEIQDRPNAEKVDGLMGDISFHDVYFKYDEHQAVLEDINLNIRAGETVAFVGPSGAGKTTICSLIPRFYDVNEGAISIDGIDVRDMTKHSLRSQIGIVQQDVFLFTGTIRENIAYGKKDASESEIHDAARKAHLEDFIAVLPDGYETQIGERGLKLSGGQKQRLAIARMFLKNPPILILDEATSALDTETEKIIQQALNELAENRTTLIIAHRLATIRDADRVVVVTEDGIAEDGTYSELVKHDGIFARLHHIQFQEV